From a region of the Flavobacterium sediminilitoris genome:
- a CDS encoding M23 family metallopeptidase, producing MKKVFLFLFLSAISYSQKDYPKDFISPLSIPLDVSGSFGELRGNHFHSGLDLKTNKKQGLDVFAVADGYISRIKISTYGYGKAIYITHPNGYTTVYAHLQKANGVIEEYIRKTQYNKKSFEVEMFPSSSELPVKQGDIIAFSGNSGGSGGPHLHFEFRETKTEKVVNPLSFGFNKLANDTRNPFLQGIVAYPIENAIVNKSKKPIAISFNKQADGTYLGTKVVTNGKIAFGINAYDHCTNPYNRNGLYKVNAYLNGVLYYQYDFETFAFAESRYINNLIDYNRMKEMGQKVQKLFHYSDYPLSVIKFSKNNGIVDAQPNTNYNYKIEIFDYHNNKATIIIPIEFQNQEEVILKKEEVKPYFLKSRVENNYTKENVSVYIPENAFYDDFSFDFDVKDGVLSFSEENIPVHKNITITFNDVTGLTEEELNKTFIASVEGYKLGYNKTYRKGNTFSARVRSLENYKLAQDSISPRIYNVNFVEGSNLKNQKTLSVSISDNLSGIDTYNAYLNGEWILMEYDYKTKKLIHMLSDNKYKEGKNDFKVIVTDDMQNSTTFESHFFINN from the coding sequence ATGAAGAAGGTATTTTTATTTTTATTTTTATCAGCCATATCATATAGTCAGAAAGATTATCCTAAAGATTTTATTTCTCCATTGTCTATTCCATTAGATGTTTCTGGTTCTTTTGGAGAGTTAAGAGGTAATCATTTTCATTCAGGATTAGATTTGAAAACAAATAAAAAACAAGGACTTGATGTTTTTGCAGTAGCAGATGGTTATATTTCTAGAATTAAAATTTCTACTTATGGTTATGGAAAAGCAATATATATAACACACCCAAATGGTTATACAACGGTTTATGCTCATTTACAAAAGGCAAATGGAGTAATTGAAGAGTATATAAGAAAGACACAGTATAATAAGAAATCATTTGAAGTTGAAATGTTTCCAAGCTCTTCAGAATTACCTGTAAAGCAAGGTGATATTATTGCTTTTTCTGGAAACTCAGGAGGAAGTGGTGGTCCGCATTTACATTTTGAATTTAGAGAAACTAAGACTGAGAAAGTAGTTAATCCTTTAAGTTTTGGATTTAATAAATTAGCAAACGATACTAGGAATCCCTTTCTACAAGGAATTGTGGCTTATCCAATAGAAAATGCAATTGTAAATAAATCTAAAAAACCAATAGCTATTTCTTTTAATAAGCAAGCAGATGGGACTTATTTAGGGACTAAAGTAGTTACTAATGGTAAAATTGCATTTGGGATAAATGCTTACGATCATTGTACTAATCCGTATAATAGAAATGGATTATATAAAGTGAATGCATACTTAAATGGAGTTCTATATTATCAATATGATTTTGAAACATTTGCTTTTGCTGAAAGTAGATATATAAATAACTTAATCGATTATAATAGAATGAAGGAAATGGGACAAAAAGTACAAAAACTGTTTCATTATTCGGATTATCCTTTATCGGTTATAAAATTTAGTAAGAATAATGGAATTGTAGATGCTCAGCCAAATACTAACTATAATTATAAAATTGAGATTTTTGATTATCACAATAATAAAGCTACAATTATAATTCCAATAGAATTTCAGAATCAGGAAGAAGTGATTCTTAAAAAAGAAGAAGTGAAACCTTATTTTTTAAAATCTAGAGTAGAAAATAATTACACAAAAGAAAATGTGTCGGTCTATATTCCTGAGAATGCTTTTTATGATGATTTTAGTTTTGATTTTGATGTAAAAGATGGAGTTCTATCATTTTCAGAAGAGAATATTCCAGTGCATAAGAATATAACGATTACTTTTAATGATGTTACTGGCTTAACAGAAGAAGAATTGAATAAAACATTTATTGCTTCAGTAGAAGGGTACAAATTAGGATACAATAAGACATATAGAAAAGGAAATACATTTTCAGCAAGAGTTCGTTCATTAGAAAATTATAAATTAGCTCAAGATTCAATTTCACCACGAATTTACAATGTGAACTTTGTAGAAGGATCTAATTTAAAAAATCAGAAAACACTAAGTGTTTCAATTTCTGATAATCTATCTGGAATAGATACTTATAATGCTTATTTAAACGGGGAATGGATTTTAATGGAATACGATTATAAGACTAAAAAGCTAATTCACATGTTAAGTGATAATAAATATAAAGAAGGTAAGAATGATTTCAAAGTTATTGTGACAGATGATATGCAAAATTCAACTACCTTTGAATCACATTTTTTTATAAATAATTAA
- the rny gene encoding ribonuclease Y, whose protein sequence is MDIISIIIGIFVGIGVGFGIAKFLEKSNVSTLIKNAKKEASSILRDAKTEAESIKKDKILQAKEKFLELKTEHEQVILSRDKKMADAEKRTRDKESQVSSELAKAKKLNDEVDSKITDYNNKVEYLEKKQQEIDKLHKSQVEQLEVISGLSADEAKNQLVESLKAEAKSSAMSFIQDTMEEAKMTAQQEAKKIIINTIQRVGTEEAVENCVSVFNIESDDVKGRIIGREGRNIRALEAATGVEIIVDDTPEAIILSCFDPVRREIARLALHKLVTDGRIHPARIEEIVAKTQKQIDEEIIEVGKRTVIDLGIHGLHPELIKIVGRMKYRSSYGQNLLQHSREVANLCGIMAAELGLNVKLAKRAGLLHDIGKVPDTESELPHAILGMQWAEKYGEKEEVCNAIGAHHDEIEMKSLISPIIQVCDAISGARPGARRQVLDSYIQRLKDLEDIAFGFNGVKSAYAIQAGRELRVIVESEKVSDELASNLSFEISQKIQTEMTYPGQVKITVIRETRAVNIAK, encoded by the coding sequence ATGGATATAATAAGTATAATAATTGGAATTTTTGTAGGTATTGGAGTAGGATTTGGAATTGCTAAATTTTTAGAAAAAAGTAATGTTTCCACTTTAATTAAAAATGCAAAAAAAGAAGCCTCTTCAATTTTAAGAGATGCGAAAACAGAAGCAGAGTCAATAAAAAAGGATAAAATTCTTCAAGCAAAAGAAAAATTTTTAGAATTAAAAACAGAACACGAACAAGTTATTTTGTCTCGTGATAAAAAGATGGCTGATGCTGAAAAAAGAACTAGAGATAAAGAATCTCAAGTATCTAGCGAATTAGCGAAGGCAAAAAAATTAAATGATGAAGTCGATTCTAAAATCACTGACTACAACAACAAAGTTGAATATTTAGAGAAAAAACAACAAGAAATTGATAAACTTCACAAAAGTCAGGTTGAACAATTAGAAGTTATTTCGGGCTTATCTGCTGATGAAGCTAAAAATCAATTAGTAGAAAGCTTAAAAGCAGAAGCTAAAAGTAGTGCAATGTCTTTCATTCAAGATACAATGGAAGAAGCAAAAATGACAGCACAACAAGAAGCTAAAAAAATAATCATAAACACTATTCAAAGAGTTGGAACAGAAGAAGCAGTTGAGAATTGCGTATCTGTTTTCAATATTGAATCTGATGATGTAAAAGGAAGAATTATTGGTAGAGAAGGAAGAAACATTAGAGCCTTAGAAGCTGCAACTGGTGTTGAAATTATTGTTGATGATACCCCTGAAGCAATTATCTTATCTTGTTTTGACCCTGTAAGAAGAGAAATTGCACGTTTAGCTCTTCATAAATTAGTTACTGATGGTCGTATACACCCTGCAAGAATTGAAGAAATTGTTGCTAAAACACAAAAACAAATCGATGAAGAAATCATAGAAGTAGGAAAACGTACTGTTATTGACTTAGGTATTCATGGTTTACATCCAGAGCTAATTAAAATTGTAGGAAGAATGAAATATCGTTCTTCTTATGGACAAAATTTATTACAACACTCTAGAGAAGTAGCAAATCTATGTGGAATTATGGCTGCCGAACTTGGATTGAATGTAAAACTTGCTAAAAGAGCTGGTTTACTTCATGATATAGGAAAAGTACCTGATACTGAAAGTGAACTACCTCATGCTATCTTAGGAATGCAATGGGCTGAAAAATATGGTGAAAAAGAAGAAGTTTGTAATGCTATCGGAGCTCACCATGATGAGATTGAAATGAAATCTTTAATTTCACCTATAATACAAGTTTGTGATGCAATTTCAGGAGCAAGACCTGGTGCAAGAAGACAGGTGTTAGATTCATACATTCAACGTTTAAAAGATTTAGAAGATATTGCTTTTGGATTTAATGGTGTTAAAAGTGCATACGCAATACAAGCAGGTAGAGAACTACGTGTTATTGTTGAAAGCGAAAAAGTTTCAGATGAATTAGCTTCTAATTTATCGTTTGAAATTTCACAAAAGATTCAAACCGAAATGACATATCCTGGTCAAGTTAAAATTACTGTAATTAGAGAAACTAGAGCTGTTAATATTGCTAAATAA
- a CDS encoding porin family protein, whose amino-acid sequence MKKVFYVCLTLFSIHYSSAQEVQSSVSSPSSDNKGTYGIKGGLNFSTITKGNFDEGADPRTSYYIGFFSEIPLINKVLSLQPEVLYSRQGFETNFRLLGTNYKQEYRIDYINVPVLAKIHLGRVLAVEAGPQFGFKINEKIKSENSTSTNDDVNSFDTALAAGLSLKIDDFLISGRYTYSFNEVIKNTDSKNSVFQIGIGFYF is encoded by the coding sequence ATGAAAAAAGTTTTTTATGTATGCCTCACACTATTTTCAATACATTATAGTTCGGCACAAGAAGTTCAATCATCAGTGAGTTCACCTTCATCAGATAATAAAGGTACTTATGGAATAAAAGGTGGTTTAAATTTTTCAACGATTACTAAAGGAAATTTTGATGAAGGAGCAGATCCTAGAACAAGTTACTACATTGGCTTTTTTAGCGAAATTCCTTTAATAAACAAAGTTTTATCATTACAACCAGAAGTTCTATATTCAAGACAAGGTTTTGAAACTAATTTTAGACTTTTAGGCACAAATTACAAACAAGAATACAGAATTGACTACATAAACGTTCCTGTTCTTGCAAAAATACATTTAGGTAGAGTTCTTGCTGTAGAAGCCGGACCTCAATTTGGTTTTAAAATTAATGAAAAGATAAAAAGTGAAAACAGCACTTCTACTAATGATGATGTAAATAGCTTTGACACAGCATTAGCTGCTGGTTTATCTCTCAAAATTGATGATTTTTTAATTTCAGGAAGGTATACTTATAGCTTTAATGAAGTAATTAAAAATACGGATTCAAAAAACTCAGTATTTCAAATTGGAATTGGGTTTTACTTTTAA
- the xerD gene encoding site-specific tyrosine recombinase XerD, translating into MNKWQSFIKEYQNYLRLERGLSLNTIENYSFDIEKLVLFLKENNIDETPITIPEEIVQQFVYEISSKVNARSQARIISGLKSFFNYLIFEDYRTETPMELIEVPKTGRKLPDTLSVEEIDNLIAAIDLSTLEGERNRAILETLYSCGLRVSELVTLKISDLFFEEGFVKITGKGDKQRFVPIGKTTEKYITIYKEQIRTQIKVQKGFEDTLFLNRRGKQLTRAMIFTIIKDLVPKINLKKNISPHTFRHSFATHLLENGADLRSIQLMLGHESITTTEIYMHLDRKFLAQVLNKFHPRK; encoded by the coding sequence ATGAATAAATGGCAATCTTTTATTAAAGAATATCAAAATTACCTTAGATTAGAAAGAGGACTTTCTCTTAATACTATTGAGAACTATTCTTTTGATATTGAGAAGCTAGTGCTATTCCTTAAAGAAAATAATATTGATGAAACACCAATTACAATTCCAGAAGAGATTGTACAACAGTTTGTTTATGAAATATCTTCAAAAGTAAATGCAAGAAGTCAAGCAAGAATAATTTCTGGATTAAAAAGTTTTTTTAATTACTTAATTTTTGAAGATTATAGAACAGAGACTCCAATGGAATTGATAGAAGTACCTAAAACAGGTAGGAAATTGCCAGATACATTGTCTGTTGAAGAAATTGATAATTTGATAGCTGCAATTGATTTATCTACGCTAGAAGGAGAAAGAAATAGAGCTATTTTGGAAACTTTGTATAGTTGTGGATTGCGAGTTTCTGAATTAGTAACTTTAAAAATATCAGATTTGTTTTTCGAAGAAGGCTTTGTGAAAATTACAGGAAAAGGAGATAAACAACGATTTGTCCCTATTGGGAAAACAACAGAAAAATACATTACAATTTATAAAGAACAAATAAGAACTCAAATTAAAGTACAAAAAGGCTTTGAGGATACATTATTTTTAAATAGGAGAGGGAAACAATTAACTAGAGCCATGATTTTTACTATAATTAAAGATTTAGTACCAAAAATAAATTTGAAGAAAAATATTAGTCCTCATACATTTAGACATTCATTTGCAACACATTTACTAGAAAATGGTGCCGATTTACGATCTATTCAATTAATGTTAGGTCATGAATCGATAACAACAACTGAAATTTATATGCATTTAGATCGAAAATTTTTGGCACAAGTTTTGAACAAGTTTCATCCAAGAAAATGA
- a CDS encoding PAS domain-containing sensor histidine kinase, producing MIFVPKNKPEDLNRLYESLIKQLPNIIFQIRVTSKKDIHVDFISKPIEFIYQFSIEEVLHDSYKFAKYRIYESDLKIFIESFNYAVDNNSKWEVDFRFLLPDSSYKWIRIEATPRGIDNDETIFYGLLSDVTTIKEQEIQLRVADERFHFAVQASDRGVWDWDLITNKVYYSSESMKILELTESDLVGSPEKWDERVHPDDRAEYYGNINRHFDGEIPFYETCHRVMCNEKYKWILDRGKVIERDDKGKPLRIVGTHTDISAQKEKEQELVKMLEIVNTQNNKLLNFAHIVSHNLRTHAGNIKMLLAFYHNNTFGYQETIGNIDTVSKELNETIENLNDLVKVHTQTNKEYELLRLTDYIARMLYILNDDILSKRIHVLNDVDVGIYVNCIPAYLESILLNLLTNAIKYSDEGKEQIMISFSVEEIEGYYVLIVKDNGVGIDMKLYETSIFGLYKTFHNREDSRGVGLYITKNQIETMGGKIEVESKLEVGTTFKVYFKK from the coding sequence ATGATTTTTGTACCAAAGAATAAACCAGAAGACTTAAATAGATTATATGAAAGTCTAATTAAGCAATTGCCAAATATAATATTTCAAATTAGAGTAACTTCTAAAAAAGATATTCATGTAGATTTTATCAGTAAGCCAATTGAATTTATATATCAATTTTCTATTGAAGAAGTTTTACATGATTCTTATAAGTTTGCCAAATATCGTATTTATGAGAGTGATTTAAAAATATTTATTGAATCGTTCAATTATGCTGTTGATAATAATTCCAAATGGGAAGTCGATTTTCGTTTCTTATTACCTGATAGTAGTTATAAATGGATTCGAATAGAAGCTACTCCAAGAGGTATTGATAATGATGAGACTATTTTTTATGGTCTTTTGTCTGATGTGACAACCATAAAAGAACAAGAAATTCAGTTGCGAGTTGCAGATGAACGTTTTCATTTTGCTGTTCAAGCATCAGATCGAGGAGTTTGGGATTGGGATTTAATCACAAATAAAGTTTATTACTCTTCTGAATCCATGAAAATTTTAGAACTTACAGAATCCGATTTAGTGGGTTCTCCTGAAAAATGGGATGAACGAGTGCATCCTGATGATAGAGCAGAGTATTATGGAAATATTAATCGTCATTTTGATGGGGAAATTCCTTTTTATGAAACTTGTCATAGAGTTATGTGTAATGAAAAGTATAAATGGATTTTAGATAGAGGAAAAGTAATTGAAAGAGATGATAAAGGGAAACCACTTCGTATTGTAGGTACTCATACAGATATTTCAGCACAAAAGGAAAAAGAACAAGAGTTGGTAAAAATGCTGGAAATTGTTAATACGCAAAATAATAAGCTATTAAATTTTGCACATATTGTTTCTCATAATCTAAGAACACACGCAGGTAATATTAAAATGCTTTTAGCGTTTTATCACAATAATACTTTTGGTTATCAAGAGACAATAGGAAATATAGATACTGTGTCTAAAGAATTAAATGAAACGATTGAGAATTTAAATGATTTAGTTAAAGTACATACGCAAACTAATAAAGAATATGAATTATTAAGATTAACAGATTATATAGCTAGGATGTTATATATTTTAAATGATGATATTCTAAGTAAAAGAATTCATGTATTAAATGATGTTGATGTAGGTATTTATGTAAATTGTATTCCAGCTTATTTAGAAAGTATATTGTTGAATTTATTGACTAATGCAATTAAATATTCGGATGAAGGAAAAGAACAAATCATGATCTCGTTTTCTGTTGAAGAAATAGAAGGATATTATGTTTTAATTGTTAAGGATAATGGAGTAGGTATTGATATGAAATTGTATGAAACATCAATTTTTGGGTTATATAAAACATTTCATAATAGAGAAGATTCAAGAGGAGTTGGATTGTATATAACCAAAAATCAAATTGAGACTATGGGAGGGAAAATTGAAGTAGAAAGCAAATTAGAAGTAGGAACTACATTTAAAGTATATTTTAAGAAGTAG
- a CDS encoding DUF5686 and carboxypeptidase regulatory-like domain-containing protein: MKQLFSLLFFLFANIIVSQIKGTVTDTNGNVLPFVNIYIQDTYIGTTTNENGKYELNYTNSGNTVLLFQYLGYKTQKKEINTISSSQELNVILEEENFQLNEVVVQNGINPANEIIQKAIASKKINAAKTDKFEADFYSRGIFKVKDIPKKIMGFEVGDIDGSLDSTRSGVIYLSETVSRIKFEKPNNLKEEIIASKIAGDDSGFSYNTALNTNYDFYENYVDFDINMISPIADNAFNYYKYKLESTFYDDKNQLINKIQVTPKRDKEPVFEGYIYIVEDSWAIYGIDLDIKGYRMQQPILETMKLIQNFSYNKESKLWVKNVQSLDFDAGIFGMKFTGKFTHVFSNYKFKDSFEKKTFGNEIVTFAENANKKEDSFWKNTRPVPLTEEETKNYIKKDSIQTIRKSKTYLDSIDAKSNKFKVFDIINGYTYKNSHKKWNFSYQGVTDLSSLSFNTVQGWNLNSGFSFRKWNEETGKFTSINTTFNYGFAEDRLRVNGRFYHRFNTKNYANLIISGGSAISQFNDNEPISAFINSISTLFFKNNFMKLYNKEFAEIAYGQEVVNGISANGKLTYENRHALFNNTDYTLIKNNDDYFSNNPLQPYNYTSAFEKHSIFKFNLSTRIRFGQKYISRPDGKINIQDDKYPVLSFAYEKGFGGTNSNYNYDFIAGRIDYNKTFGNKGEFSVNIRGGKFFNADNISFIDYKHFNGNQTHVNFRGSYINSFNLLPYYSNSTNDAYIETHLQHNFKGYIMNKIPLLNKLQWNLVGGFHQINVPNTKPYQEFSVGFDNIGFGKFRFLRIDYIRAYQNGYQGDGIMFGLRF; this comes from the coding sequence ATGAAACAACTTTTCTCTTTATTGTTCTTCCTATTTGCCAATATAATTGTTTCGCAGATAAAAGGAACTGTTACTGACACTAATGGTAATGTATTACCTTTTGTAAACATTTATATTCAAGATACCTATATAGGTACAACTACAAACGAAAATGGAAAATATGAATTAAATTATACTAATTCAGGAAATACTGTTCTCTTATTTCAATATTTAGGTTATAAAACTCAAAAAAAAGAAATAAATACAATTTCTTCATCTCAAGAACTTAATGTTATACTTGAAGAAGAAAATTTTCAACTGAATGAAGTTGTAGTTCAAAATGGTATAAATCCAGCGAATGAAATTATTCAAAAAGCAATTGCATCAAAAAAGATAAATGCTGCAAAAACAGACAAATTTGAAGCTGATTTTTATTCGAGAGGTATTTTTAAAGTAAAAGACATTCCGAAAAAAATTATGGGATTTGAAGTAGGTGACATTGATGGAAGCTTGGATTCAACTAGAAGTGGTGTGATTTACTTATCTGAAACTGTATCAAGAATTAAGTTTGAAAAGCCTAATAATTTAAAAGAAGAAATAATAGCCTCTAAAATTGCAGGTGACGACAGCGGGTTTAGCTACAATACAGCCTTAAACACTAATTATGATTTTTATGAAAACTATGTGGATTTCGATATTAATATGATTTCACCAATAGCAGATAATGCTTTTAATTATTATAAATATAAATTAGAAAGTACCTTTTACGATGATAAAAATCAATTAATAAACAAAATCCAAGTAACACCTAAAAGAGATAAAGAACCTGTTTTTGAAGGTTACATCTACATAGTAGAAGATAGTTGGGCAATTTATGGGATTGATTTAGACATTAAAGGTTATAGAATGCAACAACCTATTTTAGAAACCATGAAATTAATTCAAAATTTCAGTTACAATAAAGAATCGAAACTTTGGGTTAAAAATGTGCAATCACTAGATTTTGATGCGGGAATTTTTGGTATGAAGTTTACTGGAAAATTCACTCATGTTTTTAGCAATTACAAATTCAAAGATAGTTTTGAAAAGAAAACGTTTGGAAATGAAATTGTCACTTTTGCAGAAAATGCAAACAAAAAAGAAGATTCTTTTTGGAAAAATACTAGACCTGTTCCATTAACTGAAGAAGAAACAAAAAACTACATTAAGAAAGATAGTATTCAAACTATAAGAAAATCAAAAACATATTTAGACTCGATAGACGCTAAATCAAATAAATTTAAAGTCTTTGACATTATAAATGGTTATACTTATAAAAATTCGCATAAAAAGTGGAATTTTAGTTATCAAGGCGTTACCGACCTCTCATCGTTAAGTTTTAATACTGTTCAAGGATGGAACTTAAATAGTGGTTTTTCATTTAGAAAATGGAATGAAGAAACTGGTAAATTTACTTCAATAAACACTACATTTAATTATGGTTTTGCTGAAGATAGATTAAGAGTTAATGGTCGTTTCTATCATCGTTTCAATACTAAAAATTACGCTAATCTTATTATTTCTGGTGGAAGCGCTATAAGTCAGTTTAACGATAATGAGCCTATTTCTGCTTTTATAAACTCTATAAGTACATTATTCTTTAAAAATAACTTCATGAAATTATACAACAAAGAATTTGCAGAAATTGCATACGGTCAAGAAGTTGTCAATGGTATTTCTGCAAATGGAAAATTAACCTATGAAAACAGACATGCATTATTTAATAATACTGATTACACACTTATAAAAAACAATGATGATTATTTTTCAAATAATCCTTTACAACCTTATAATTATACCTCAGCATTTGAAAAGCATAGCATTTTTAAATTCAATCTTTCTACTAGAATTCGGTTTGGACAAAAATACATTTCAAGACCTGATGGAAAAATCAATATTCAAGATGACAAGTATCCTGTTTTAAGTTTCGCTTATGAAAAAGGTTTTGGAGGTACTAATTCAAACTATAATTACGATTTTATTGCTGGAAGAATTGATTATAATAAGACATTTGGAAACAAAGGAGAGTTTTCTGTAAATATTAGAGGCGGAAAGTTTTTTAACGCCGATAATATTTCTTTCATAGATTATAAACATTTCAATGGAAATCAAACACATGTAAATTTTAGAGGAAGTTATATTAATTCTTTTAATCTTCTACCTTACTATTCAAATTCTACAAATGATGCATATATAGAAACTCATTTACAGCATAATTTTAAAGGTTATATTATGAATAAAATTCCATTATTAAACAAACTACAATGGAATTTAGTAGGTGGTTTTCATCAAATTAATGTGCCAAACACTAAACCATATCAAGAATTTAGTGTTGGATTTGACAACATTGGTTTTGGAAAGTTTCGTTTTTTACGTATTGATTACATTAGAGCTTATCAGAATGGTTATCAAGGAGATGGAATCATGTTTGGGCTACGTTTTTAA
- a CDS encoding outer membrane beta-barrel protein, whose product MKKVLFAAVAVFAFSFANAQEDETTNGGFSQGDLFVSGGVGFNSTKQGDAKSNEFTFSPSIGYFVTENIAAGVRLNIVSGENEVETKNTEFGADIFGRYYFTPASKFSLFGELAVGFGTEKQETVANVETKYNNFGVNAGVGVNYFLSNNFAIEAKWAGLGYNSRKLDADGADARNSFGLNVDLSTIIFGLTYKF is encoded by the coding sequence ATGAAAAAAGTATTATTTGCTGCTGTAGCAGTATTTGCATTTAGCTTTGCTAATGCACAAGAAGATGAGACTACTAATGGTGGTTTTTCTCAAGGTGATCTTTTCGTATCAGGAGGAGTTGGATTTAATTCAACAAAACAAGGAGATGCTAAATCTAACGAATTTACTTTTTCTCCATCAATTGGATATTTCGTAACTGAAAATATTGCTGCTGGTGTTAGATTAAATATTGTTAGTGGAGAAAATGAAGTAGAGACTAAGAATACTGAATTTGGTGCGGATATTTTTGGTCGTTATTATTTTACTCCTGCTTCAAAGTTTTCTCTTTTTGGTGAATTAGCTGTAGGTTTTGGAACAGAAAAACAAGAGACTGTTGCAAACGTAGAAACTAAATATAATAATTTCGGAGTTAATGCAGGTGTTGGAGTTAATTATTTTTTATCTAACAATTTTGCAATTGAAGCAAAATGGGCAGGATTAGGATATAATTCTAGAAAATTAGATGCAGATGGAGCAGATGCTAGAAACTCATTTGGATTAAATGTAGATTTATCTACAATTATTTTTGGTTTAACTTACAAATTCTAA
- the aroQ gene encoding type II 3-dehydroquinate dehydratase has translation MKLLILNGPNLNLLGKREPEIYGSLTFEEYLEQLKNKFPNIVFEYYQSNIEGEIIDKLHEVGFSYDGIILNAGAYTHTSIGIGDAIKGITTPVIEVHISNTFSRESFRHQSYISPNVKGIVIGFGLKSYELAIQSFL, from the coding sequence ATGAAATTACTTATTCTTAATGGCCCTAATCTTAATTTACTTGGCAAACGAGAACCTGAAATTTATGGTAGTTTAACGTTTGAGGAATATCTTGAACAATTAAAAAATAAATTCCCCAATATTGTTTTTGAGTATTATCAAAGTAATATTGAAGGTGAAATTATAGATAAATTACACGAAGTCGGTTTTTCTTATGATGGAATTATTTTAAATGCAGGAGCTTATACACATACTTCAATAGGCATAGGTGATGCTATAAAAGGAATTACAACACCTGTTATTGAAGTTCATATTTCAAACACTTTTTCCCGAGAATCTTTTAGGCATCAATCTTATATTTCACCAAATGTAAAAGGAATCGTTATAGGTTTTGGTTTAAAAAGCTATGAGTTAGCCATTCAGTCTTTTTTATAA
- a CDS encoding porin family protein has translation MKKTHFLVIVLLLVTGITNAQTLKIGIKAGINYANLTDTSIKTDAITSYHAGLLAEIRISESFAFQPELLYSTQGASYKNAVDEFKNELGYISVPLLAKIGLSKSLALEVGPQASFLLSKKDEFDLNDYNSFDFGVNGGLRLRITDNLFAQARYTLGLTEISKNAEAKNSVFQLSAGILF, from the coding sequence ATGAAAAAAACACATTTTTTAGTCATTGTATTATTATTAGTTACAGGAATAACTAATGCGCAAACATTAAAAATAGGGATAAAAGCAGGTATAAATTATGCTAATTTAACAGACACATCTATAAAAACAGATGCTATAACAAGTTATCATGCTGGATTATTAGCTGAAATAAGAATATCAGAATCGTTTGCTTTTCAACCTGAATTATTATATTCAACTCAAGGTGCATCCTATAAGAATGCTGTAGATGAGTTTAAAAATGAGTTAGGTTATATTTCTGTTCCACTTTTAGCCAAAATAGGTTTAAGCAAAAGTCTTGCATTAGAAGTGGGTCCGCAAGCATCGTTCTTACTAAGCAAAAAAGATGAATTTGATTTAAACGATTATAATTCTTTCGATTTTGGAGTTAATGGTGGTTTAAGATTAAGAATCACAGACAACCTTTTTGCACAAGCACGATACACACTTGGTCTAACAGAGATTTCTAAAAATGCTGAAGCAAAAAATAGTGTATTCCAATTGTCAGCAGGAATCCTTTTTTAA
- a CDS encoding cell division protein ZapA gives MSEKLKIKISIADRVYPLTIKESQEEGLRSASKKIDTMIKQFEQSYAVRDKQDVLAMCALQFASQTEQKQIDVSQDYESSFNRLKNLDKKLSELLSK, from the coding sequence ATGAGTGAAAAATTAAAAATAAAAATATCAATTGCTGATAGAGTTTACCCTCTAACTATAAAAGAGTCGCAAGAAGAAGGCTTGCGAAGTGCTTCAAAAAAAATTGACACTATGATTAAGCAATTTGAACAAAGCTATGCTGTGAGAGACAAACAAGATGTTTTGGCAATGTGTGCATTACAATTTGCATCACAAACAGAACAAAAGCAAATAGATGTTTCACAAGATTATGAATCATCCTTTAATCGTTTAAAGAATTTAGACAAGAAATTGAGTGAGTTACTCTCAAAATAA